From the Callospermophilus lateralis isolate mCalLat2 chromosome 10, mCalLat2.hap1, whole genome shotgun sequence genome, the window tttgtatgtggtgctgaggatcaaacccgggccacacacatgccaggcgagcgcgctactgcttgagccacatccccagcccacataatgttttttaaaagagaagcaCATAATGCCTTTTTCCTCACAACATTCCTCATGATTACATGGTTAGTGTAACAAAAATCTCCTCTTTAATAACCCAACATgtccctatttgtttttgtgaattTCAAAATATCAGAGAATTTGCTTTAAGTTTTCTATTATAATtgtgttttaatttgaattattagCTAAGTCTCCCCAACTAAACTAGTGGCTGTAGATTGTGTAGTAATTAAGTCTTTGACATCTACCCCGGTTTTTTATTCTGGGGAAAGTACACATCAGGTATCTGGCTGTATTCTTCTTAAGAATGCCCTTTAACTGAGCCAGAACAcaagatttttcttctttctgaatcaTTGATCTCTTCAGGAGGTTAAATGTGAAGTTGATTTGAATACTGTGGATTAGAACATGGAGGtgcttccattaaaatttgatggGATCAGCAGTATGAGGTCAGTATCTTGTGTTGGTTTGATATGTTAGTTGGAGGTAATCCTAGTTGCCCCCAATTTTAATGGAACCACTTCACCCTTTTATTTGAAGTTTCGTGCAGCAACCAGCCACTACCTGAGGGAGCCCTGTAGTGAGTTTTATCATTGAGTATCCAGGTTCTGTTTAGCTTGTAGTCAGTGCTCACACCCATGATCCCTGAGGAAGCTGTGTAGAATCAATTTTTTGGAAACCTCCAAGGCCCAAGATGAGTTGACTCAGGGTAGCCCCTAATGGGTAGGGAGGGTGCTGGGCCCTGAGTGAAGGTGGCTATTTTATTCTCATGGTTCAGGGTGTGCGTTCTGAGTTCAGCCCTTCCTCCAGGTGGGTTCCAGCTCAGGCCTGCAAGAACATCCCTTGGTACCATGCCTCTTTAAAGATAGCTCAGAGTAGAACTGACTGGGTGACAAAAATACTTGAAAAATGCTTTCTTCACACCCCTGTTATTAagaatgaatatttatttttctaagtcaTGCAGTGTGTTGGTTCAGCTTGTAAATCTCTAGCATAATTCAGGGTGGGTTTCTTTGTAAGCTTCTTACAGTGATGTGGACGAGATTCATGTAATATATTAGCTTACTAactcaaacatggtttgttttttcagaCAACTTGATTTTAAGAAGAACGGTACAGTGTAAGGTTTCAAGTCTGCCTGATCCAGTTTTAAAGCACAAGGGCTAAaaggatttttttccttaaaagaaggatcgGAAAAGAGCAAATGTTTTAACTATTGTATTATGTAAACAGAGATCCCACCAAGAAAGTGTAAATAAGAGTCAGGTATCCATGACAACTTGGTGTGCCTGTTTTGCTAAGACCAGAGAACTTGATGTACTGCATACAGTTGAGTTATGCATTTGgttgagaaaaataattttgtgtGGGGAATATGATTATAATGTGAGTTTTTTGACATCTTCGTGTCTGCTGGCTTGAAGTACAAGAAAATGTTAGTGTTCTATTATTTATCTTGTATTAAAGCACTTTACTATTGATAACGGGGACCACAAAACAACAGTTACAGTTTCTTCTTGGTTGCTGGCTGACTTGACCCAAGTCACTGCTCAAACTCTGTTTTCATAATATGATGGTTTTGGTGTACTCTGCACAAGACAAAGTGTCTGACTTGccggaaaaaaaacaacaaacgttTAGCCATTTGCAAACAAATTGTCTCTTTGCAATTGTCTAATATATGCACAGCAGCCAGTAGaattcccctttttatttttttttccccgcAGACCATCTTGATTCAAAACATCTATCGTAATCCCCAAAACAGTGCACAGACGGCTGACGGCTCACACTGTAAGTCCCACAGttggagaaatttttttaaaacgaTGGTGTTCAAGAGCCCACTCTTAATTGAGACATAATGTTGGCTCTGAGCTGCTGACATAGAGCTGTTGCAAACAGGACAAGGTGCTGGAACAGCGTGGCGCACACAGCCAGAACTTGATATGGGCCATGTTCAGGAGGCTCTCCTAGGAAGGGTCACTGGCGGCCTCTTCCATTGACTGACGTCTGTCTGGAGAGCGTCCGTCCATGTGAAACGGGTTTTAATGTTAATAGCCGGTCATTGGTCTTTACAGTGACTGAACCCCTGGCCTTTATTAAGTTCTTTCtgtaaaatttaaaatgctaggaatattgagGAAATCAACAAGGTAAGTTGCCCAATAAGTGTGGGTTCTATTTCACCATTATAATTTTTCCTCTAGGAAGTGGAGATTTCATGACATGTAATTATTGTATTTCTCGAATTATTAGCAATTTTTTCACCCGTTTATAGAGGTGCTTTTCTTTCTCGGTTGTTAAGCTTTCTGTCACACCTGAGGACACTGGTAGTCACCTGGCAAGCTATTTGCATTCTTACTTGGATTGGAATTTTAAAGTGGAGCGTTTTTACATTCTGTAAACAGAAGTACAGTATTGGCATCTCATGAGATCTCTGTTGCACTGCAGTGTTAGGGTAGATCAAGACAGCCACCAACTAAGGGAACATCTCTGCTTCTGAAGAAAATAACCTCCTCTTTTTTCAGCACTGACTCTCACCTGAAGCGATCGCCAAAGGCAACCGGTTAAGTGTTTACATTTAATTTTCCGTAATATAAAGTTGTTGCGTTTTGTATTTCAGAccattgccctcttgaacatttaCCGTAACCCTCAAAACTCTTCCCAGTCTGCTGACGGTTTGCGCTGTAAGTTCATACAAGTTCCTTCCCTGGTTCCCTGGGCTTGCGTGTCAGAGCTCAGTGCCCACTCCATCTGGTCTGCTGTGCTAGTGTCGAGGACCACGTTCACTAGAGGTGGCAGGAGTGTGTCCCACTGATCCCGTGGAAGCCTCTGTTGGAGATCTGAACTCCGGCCCTTTGTGCCAGAGCAACAGTGACTGGAAAGGGCACCCTTTGAAACAGTTCGGACCTGCTGCTCTTTCTTTCTCACTTGGACTGTCATCCTGGGATTGAGTTCAAGTTCTGCTCTTCCCTCTTAAGAGCAGCAGTATCTGAACGTTTCTCACTTTCTGAACTCTCAAAAACAAATTGATTTGaattttttaaggttttttttctcattagccTTTTCACTAAATCCATTTTGGAGGTCTTGCTTTTAATTGCAAGAGCTTGTTCTATATTACCCAGTGAAGGTCTGTAGCTTGTGTAGACCTCTCAGTTTTCCTACCACACCGTGTGGTGTACTCCATTCAAATAGGCACAAGACACTGTTTGGGGCCGCCTGCTTTGCCTAGATAAAATCTCCAACTGCCGGAGTTAAGTGCTGCTTTGGGAAAATAAAAGGCACTTTGTGGGGAAACAGTTCTAAACTGGCATTCAGTAAACATTACCAGTTTCTTTCTGTATTGGGAAATCTGTTTAGGTTGTGAATATTTATAGAGTGGAAGTTTGTAAGTGTCCAGCAGTAGAACCATTGGGAATCAGTCATTAGTGGGTAAATTGAAATGAACTCCTGGACTCTAGTTAGAATAAGGAGTCCAAACCAAAGGGTCAGACCTCTCACCAGtttattttaaagtaaaagtTAATAAAGCTATCCTTGGATAGCACAGACCTAAATCAAGCACACCCTTAAACCTGAACCTCTCCATTGTAGGGTAACCTACCTTGGGTAAATGGTCCTGGGGGCAGGGGGCCATTGCCACTGGAGCTGGCCCTCAAGGTGCCTTGGTGCACCTTTCCATGTGAGGTGGGATTTTCTTATAAACTTCCTGCTGAGATGCTAAATGTTTTTGTATGCTAATACTCACTTGATAGAGATTTCTCTCCCTGAATCTGGTAGTTGCAGGATTTACTTGGTAATCCTTGGTTTAAAATAcctggtgttttgtttttttgttgtttgctttttaaaagaaataaggtGCCAGTAGTGGAGGGAAATAAACATTTAAGTATGGACTTTTGTTAACCCTGGGGTGAAGATAAATGAGAAATAGATGATTAACAGTTATTAATAAATCTCTGCCCTGGTTGTTCACTTGGGGACTGCGTATGCTTCATTGACCATAGTGTTGCATTAGTTTTCTTTGTGTCTTTATTTGCAATTCACAGTACTCTTATTTTGCATATGCTACAAACTGAAAGTTTAGCTGTTACTAAATGTTCCAATTCTGGGGTCCatccagattgtacaaattaaatGGATTTATAATTTTGGGTTTTAGAAAGAAAATCAGTTCCTAAATGAAATCACTGGCTCTGCCCTTTCATACCTAGGAAAATTAGCTTCGTGTGCAGGAATTGAAGTTAAATATGAGTCCCAGTTTTTGAGTGATACTCTTCTAAGAAAACTAGTTGTTTTTCAAATTTGTGTTATTAAAAtttgtattatttaaaatatattgagtCATTTAAGTAGTTTCCATTTGGTTACTATGTACCGATTTCTGCCTTTCAAGTTATTTTCACTAAAAAATTCTAAGCAAAATGAGGGTAGCTAGTAGTTCAAAAGAGCCACCACAAAAAACTTCTCAAAGCTGCTAAAACtttaagttctttttcttttcacattCTTTCTGATACGGAAAAGGAAATGGATTGTAAATAATGTTCAAATCCACCCCTGGAATGGGCTTCTGGCTTCCTGCTGTGTTGAGTTCCACTCAGAGACCAGGTGCTCCTGACAGCTGAGTTGGGCCTTTTCTGGTTCCAGTGGCAGGTTGGCTGTCAGAAGTCATAGGTGTTGCCTGGCACATTCATTCAGTcttggattgtaaggcaaactgaGTTTCTGGAAATTCAAAAATAACTAAAACACAGCCTCCATTAATTTTAAAAGAGGACTTATTCTCAGAATAGAAGATAAGTTAGCTATTATCTTTGAGAATGAATAAAAAGGGTTTTGAGTGAGCTCAAAGGCAGCCCAGTCTGTGTGGTCACACACCCCAGTCACAGATGCCCTTGGTGGGCTGCGCCAAGTGAGGTAGTGAGGTTTGTCAGCTAACCTCTCATCCAGGAGCGTGGCCGTGGAAGGTAACAATTGGAGACCCAGCCAGCCAGCCTTGAAGCCAGCTGGGCCTTTGGCCCTGACCTACCTCTTTGGAACATGACTTCATTGACCTGCCAGCTTTACGATTTCTCAAATTTAGATTACGAGAACTCCAGCATTCTAGAATAGTAAAATTTGATAGCAAAAATGATCATGGGAATAGAATGTAAATTTGCAAAATTATCCATGCAATGGGTATGATTTCACTTAGTGCATGTGAATTGTGAAGGGTGAACTTGATAAAAATAGTTCTGGGGCATAAAAGAAGAATGCATTTTTCTGTAAAGCATCATGACTTTACGTTTACTCGGGgcatccaaaatactgaagttGTAACTGGTTAATGGTCCTGCTGAGTCTCTGATCGCTTGGGTTTTAATCGCATCAGAAAGAACTTTCTAGCCTTCTGTGGCTGGTAATGTATAGAAAAAACTAGTTAGGCACATAAGCTCTTAATCGTTTGCCCTGATTTcagcttttattttaataaagggGGAAAGTAGTGTGCTTACTTGACCTCTATTCTAAATCTTAAAGGAAGGAAACTTATTTTCAAGTCTTAATTTGAGAGTCACCCTTCCCTCGCATTTCCTGAAAATACAGCCCTTTGATGCTGATTAAAACTGGTTGTGATTTTTAGTAGCCAAAATTGAGACTGCCGGGCGTTCACAGTCTCAGCACGCTCTAAGTCACTGGCAAGCCGGTGCTCCTGTAGCGTGCAGCGCTGGCCTGCTGTTCCTCTAGACAATCGTGTGTGTCAATGTAGCAGTTGAACTTTAAAGAGGAGAGTTCTGGGTGGCCGCCTTCTAACCAGCAAGATCTCTCTTGTTTGTAGGTGCCGTGAGCGATGTGGAGATGCAGGAGCATTATGATGAATTCTTTGAGGTGAGACCATGGACTGCACATCTCCTCACCGTATCTGCTTGGAGGGATTAACACTCACCCCCTGAATACACATGAGTGCAGTTAGTGACGCCAGGCTTGGCTATTTCTCAGTCCTTAAACCACTGTGTTCTCCCTTCAGGAGGTTTTTACAGAGATGGAGGAGAAGTACGGGGAAGTCGAGGAAATGAACGTCTGTGACAACCTAGGAGATCACCTAGTGGGGAACGTTTATGTCAAGGTAGGACACTGGTTGGCTGGCTGAGCCTGGTGACCAAGGACTGTTGCCCTTTGAGTGCTGGCCTTAAGATCATGAATGTGGGAACTTAGGAATTTTGATGTGGTGACTCAGCACTCCCAGTCATGGCCGGTAGCCTACACTCTGTCAACAGGATTGGGAGGAAGGACAGTGCACCATGGTTGTCATCACTGTGGCAAGGGACATAACTGGGTTACAGCTGTTTTGACTAGGGGCAACTTTATGTTTtgtgtctttttcctttttgtttaataAAATGCATTGCCTATGCAATCACCTTTGCTCTTAGCATGTTgaatttgaaaatgaatgcaatattTAGCATGGTCTTGGGCTATAatgaaattgttaaaaaaaaaaaaaaaaaaaagagccattgACTTCTGACTTCTCAGTTGTTTCTGCACCATTATTCCACCCTAGAAATTTCACCTCAGTGTGTAACATGTAGCAGGATCGATGACTGAAAATGTGTTACTAAGGTGAGTGGCAAgcagttttgtttttgtctttccaGTTTCGCCGTGAGGAAGATGCAGAAAAGGCTGTGATTGACCTGAATAACCGCTGGTTTAACGGACAGCCAATCCATGCTGAGCTGTCTCCTGTGACCGACTTCAGGGAAGCCTGCTGCCGCCAGTATGAGATGGGGTGAGTGCAGGGCAGACCGCAAAGCCGCGTGTGGGCTGCGCATGCTCCAGCCCTCACAGTGCATGACACACTTTTGGCTTTGACCCACAGAGAGTGCACACGAGGAGGCTTCTGCAACTTCATGCATCTCAAGCCTATTTCCAGAGAGCTGCGGCGGGAGCTGTATGGGCGCCGTCGCAAGAAGTGAGTACTCAACAGCATGTGTGCTGTAGAACTTAATTTCACCCAAGACTAAACAGACTTCATTCCATTCTTTAAAAGGCACCtattatttatgtgtatgtgcgtgtgttctgttttttaatgtgaaATATGCTTTTTGAAGAATATTCACGATTTTATTTCTGAAGTGGAAATCAAACCTTAGTCACCAGATATGTTAAGAAGGAGACCACTGAAAATCAGTATGTGTGATATTTTACTCTCCAGTTAGGTATCATAGCTTCCTTTAAATACCATGTGCCTGTTGGTtccttttggttttttggggagttgcttcattttctcttaatgGGTGTCAGTTCTCTGTTTCTACTACTGACAAAATTGGGTGCAACAGTTATGTCACAGCAGAGAAAGTCAAGGCATTAGTGGTGAACAGGAAGAGCCACACTTTTGGTCAGGCTGAATTCTGATCTTGGAAGGGTTCTCATCCCTCTCTTGTTAAACATGTGTCAGGAAATGGAGTAGTAGGGATCCTCTGTCGCTACCAACAACAGGaagcagaggagaaaaagaacTCTGCTCTCCTGCCCCAAAATAGGCCTCCTGGGCTCAGTAGTGGGTGTCCCTGAGGGGAGGGCCTGGTCAGAGTTGGGGGCAGGGTGCGTGTCAGAATCATGTATTATGGTGCTTTCCCGTGGTCATGTGAGTTGTTACTGGAGGAA encodes:
- the U2af1 gene encoding splicing factor U2AF 35 kDa subunit isoform X2, which translates into the protein MAEYLASIFGTEKDKVNCSFYFKIGACRHGDRCSRLHNKPTFSQTILIQNIYRNPQNSAQTADGSHCAVSDVEMQEHYDEFFEEVFTEMEEKYGEVEEMNVCDNLGDHLVGNVYVKFRREEDAEKAVIDLNNRWFNGQPIHAELSPVTDFREACCRQYEMGECTRGGFCNFMHLKPISRELRRELYGRRRKKHRSRSRSRERRSRSRDRGRGGGGGGGGGGRERDRRRSRDRERSGRF
- the U2af1 gene encoding splicing factor U2AF 35 kDa subunit isoform X1, translated to MAEYLASIFGTEKDKVNCSFYFKIGACRHGDRCSRLHNKPTFSQTIALLNIYRNPQNSSQSADGLRCAVSDVEMQEHYDEFFEEVFTEMEEKYGEVEEMNVCDNLGDHLVGNVYVKFRREEDAEKAVIDLNNRWFNGQPIHAELSPVTDFREACCRQYEMGECTRGGFCNFMHLKPISRELRRELYGRRRKKHRSRSRSRERRSRSRDRGRGGGGGGGGGGRERDRRRSRDRERSGRF